A region from the Triticum aestivum cultivar Chinese Spring chromosome 3D, IWGSC CS RefSeq v2.1, whole genome shotgun sequence genome encodes:
- the LOC123073858 gene encoding UDP-glycosyltransferase 88B1-like: MLGLYKCPVPLGHLHQSLVILLPCDIPNTNLRTLLNPHHQSGTEVIVDDMEGTTANKTMISARKPRVMLYSSPLMGHLVPMIELAKLFAARGLAITVVLMDPPYDTGATGPFLAGVSAANPSISFHRLQQVKLLESDDSVMPALAFARLSNPHLRDFLAGASPDFLVVDFFCSAAMDVAAELDIPAYFFSTSGAQILAFFMHLTVLHGKSTRSFREMGEELVHVPGITPFPATHSIQPLMDRDGASYQALLNVSLDLFRSQGIFINTFRSLEPRAMDTMLAGLSAPPGLSTPPVYCIGPLIKSDKVGVKRGNECLAWLDAQPKASVAFLCFGSLGRFSAEQTREVATGLEASGQRFLWVVRSPPSDDTTTEPDLDVLLPKGFLDRTKGRGLVVKSWAPQGDVLAHHAVGSFVTHCGWNSVLESTMAGVPMLAWPLYAEQKMNAVFLEKEMELAVAMEGYDKEVVEAKEIAKKVRWMMDSEGGRVLRERTLAVMRQANEALLEGGESEATMTGFVDAWVKA; this comes from the coding sequence ATGTTGGGCCTCTATAAATGTCCGGTTCCTCTTGGTCATCTTCATCAATCACTTGTCATCCTACTCCCTTGTGACATTCCAAACACAAACCTACGTACACTCCTCAACCCACACCACCAATCAGGAACAGAAGTTATTGTTGACGACATGGAAGGCACCACAGCCAACAAGACCATGATCAGTGCCCGGAAGCCGCGGGTGATGCTCTACTCCTCCCCACTCATGGGGCACCTCGTCCCCATGATCGAGCTCGCCAAGCTCTTCGCCGCCCGTGGGCTAGCCATCACGGTCGTCCTCATGGACCCGCCGTACGATACCGGCGCTACgggccccttcctcgccggtgtCTCCGCAGCCAACCCCTCCATTTCTTTCCATCGCCTGCAACAGGTCAAGCTCCTGGAGTCTGACGACTCCGTGATGCCAGCCTTGGCATTCGCCCGCCTCTCCAACCCGCACCTACGTGACTTCCTCGCTGGCGCTTCTCCGGACTTCCTCGTGGTGGACTTCTTCTGCAGTGCCGCCATGGACGTAGCCGCGGAACTCGACATCCCCGCCTACTTCTTCTCCACCTCCGGCGCCCAGATCCTGGCTTTCTTTATGCACCTCACGGTTCTGCACGGGAAAAGCACGAGGAGCTTCCGGGAAATGGGCGAAGAACTCGTGCACGTCCCGGGGATCACCCCGTTTCCGGCGACGCACTCCATCCAGCCACTCATGGATCGTGACGGTGCGTCCTACCAGGCATTACTAAATGTGAGCCTCGACCTGTTCCGATCACagggcatcttcatcaacaccttccGCTCGCTGGAGCCTCGTGCCATGGACACCATGCTCGCCGGGCTCTCCGCCCCACCCGGCCTCTCGACACCCCCGGTCTACTGCATTGGGCCGTTGATCAAGTCGGACAAGGTGGGTGTGAAGCGCGGCAATGAGTGCCTCGCATGGCTGGACGCGCAACCCAAGGCCAGTGTGGCGTTCCTGTGCTTTGGCAGCCTCGGCCGTTTCAGCGCCGAACAAACCAGGGAAGTGGCAACCGGGCTGGAGGCTAGTGGACAAAGGTTCCTCTGGGTCGTGCGGAGCCCGCCGAGCGACGACACGACTACAGAGCCGGACTTGGATGTGCTGCTTCCGAAGGGTTTCCTGGACCGGACCAAGGGCAGGGGCCTCGTCGTGAAGTCATGGGCACCACAAGGTGATGTTCTAGCACATCATGCCGTGGGAAGTTTTGTGACACACTGCGGGTGGAACTCGGTGCTCGAGTCTACTATGGCAGGTGTGCCTATGCTGGCCTGGCCATTGTACGCGGAGCAAAAGATGAATGCGGTGTTCCTCGAGAAAGAGATGGAGTTGGCTGTCGCGATGGAAGGGTACGacaaggaggtggtggaggcaaaGGAGATTGCCAAAAAGGTCAGGTGGATGATGGATTCGGAGGGCGGGAGGGTGCTCCGAGAGAGAACTCTAGCAGTGATGCGGCAGGCGAATGAGGCTCTACTCGAGGGTGGAGAATCAGAGGCGACCATGACGGGCTTTGTGGACGCGTGGGTTAAAGCTTGA